The Burkholderia mayonis DNA window AAGCGTAACGGAGGAGTACGAAGGTACGCTAGGTACGGTCGGAAATCGTGCTGATAGTGCAATGGCATAAGCGTGCTTAACTGCGAGACCGACAAGTCGAGCAGGTGCGAAAGCAGGTCATAGTGATCCGGTGGTTCTGTATGGAAGGGCCATCGCTCAACGGATAAAAGGTACTCTGGGGATAACAGGCTGATACCGCCCAAGAGTTCATATCGACGGCGGTGTTTGGCACCTCGATGTCGGCTCATCTCATCCTGGGGCTGTAGCCGGTCCCAAGGGTATGGCTGTTCGCCATTTAAAGAGGTACGTGAGCTGGGTTTAAAACGTCGTGAGACAGTTTGGTCCCTATCTGCCGTGGGCGTTGGAAGTTTGAAGGGGGCTGCTCCTAGTACGAGAGGACCGGAGTGGACGAACCTCTGGTGTACCGGTTGTGACGCCAGTCGCATCGCCGGGTAGCTATGTTCGGAAGAGATAACCGCTGAAAGCATCTAAGCGGGAAACTCGCCTTAAGATGAGACTTCCCCGGGGACTTGATCCCCTTGAAGGGTCGTTCGAGACCAGGACGTTGATAGGTCGGGTGTGTAAGCGCAGTAATGCGTTCAGCTAACCGATACTAATTGCCCGTAAGGCTTGATCCTATAACAAGTCTGTCTCGATAGCCGTTAGCGCTTCAGCGCTTACGGATATCGAGCGTCGAGTGCAAGGCACTCGACGTACGACGGTTGAAGTACCGCGTACGTGTGAGATACAGCTCACAACCCAACATTACTGCTTCTTCCCGATTGGTCGCGCTGCGATGCACCGCGACATCCCTCTTTGCCTGATGACCATAGCGAGTCGGTCCCACCCCTTCCCATCCCGAACAGGACCGTGAAACGACTCTACGCCGATGATAGTGCGGATTGCCCGTGTGAAAGTAGGTAATCGTCAGGCTCCCCCTCTCAGAACCCCCGCCCAGCCAGGCGGGGGTTTTGTTTTTTACGCCCACTCCCGTCGGATCGCCTCGATCCCTCGACCAGGTGTTACCGCGTAACGGCGCCTGGGCCGCTTTTCGGCGTCGGTTTGGGCTTGCGGAAGCTCTCGCTGTAGATTGTCAATTACAATGGCTGCCCGAGCGACAACTATCTTGGCCGGTCGGCGGGGGTAGTGACGCCTCAGCCTTCACCCAGTTGCGAAGCGTCTGTTCAGAAATGCCCAGCTCATGTGGGCCACCACGGTCACTTCCTGGTCACCTGGGGGTGACCCGTTTCCGTGGACGGTTAGACAGTTGAATCTTCTCTCGGTTGATGTCCTCCAGGTTGGGCGTTTGCGCGAGTTGTCCACGGTCGGTCGGCGGGTCGCCTATCACGACCGCGATGCCGGCCGGCGGTGGGCAACTCGCCCGCAGCGGGCATTTTTTGTTGATACATCGTTTCGTAGCGGATTGGTGTGTGGTAGCCGATCGCGCTGTGTCGGCGGCCGAGGTTGTACCAGCCCTCAATGAAGGCGAACAACTCACGTCGAGCTTGCTCGTGCGATTGGAAATGCGAGCGGGCCAGCAGTTCGCATTCGAGCGTGGCAAAGAAGCTCTCGCACATGGCGTTGTCGAAGCAATCGCCCACTGTGCCCATCGAGGGGCGTACCCCCGCTTCGCGACAGCGCCGGCCGAAGGCAAGCGACGTGTATTGGCACCCTTGATCCGAGTGATGAATGACGCCCTCGGGGCGACGCTGCACGAGGGCCATGTCGAGCGCACGCAGCATCAGCTCCGTGTACAGATGATTGGACATCGCCCAGCCGACAATGCGGCGACTGAAGACATCGAGCACGACGGCGAGATAGAGGAAGCCTTCGGCTGTCGGCACGTAGGTGGCATCGGCTACCCACAGTCGGTTGGGGGCGTCGGCCACGAAGTGCCGTTGCACGAGATCGGGTGCGGGCCGTGCGCCGGGCTGCCGCCGCGTCGTGTTGATCCAGCGCCGCCGGCTCACGCCGCACAGACCCGCTATACGCATCAGACTGGCAATACGTTTGCGCCCGACATGCATGCCATGCTCGACAAGCTCCGCATGGATGCGAGGCATGCCGTACGTGCCGCGCGAGCTTGCATGAATGGCTCGAATACGCCCGAGCAGATCGGTGTCGCTGCACGCCCGTTTCGATGGGCTGCGCGAGATCCACGCGTAATAGCCGCTGGCCGAAATCTGCAGCAGCCGCGCCATCGTCGCAATAGGCAAGCTGGCCTGGTTCGCTTTCATGAATTCGAACCCTTTTCGGGCACCGTTCCGGTCTCCCGTGCAAACCAGGCCGCGGCTTTTGAGAGGATCTCTCGTTCAAGCCGCAGTTGGCGATTCTCGCGACGAAGTCGCGTAAGCTCTTCGCGCTCCGCTGTCGTCAAGCCATCATGCCGCTTGCCGCTGTCGCGATCGGCTTGCGCGACCCAGTTGTAGATCGTTTGCGCCGTCGGCTCGAACTCACGCGCAAGCTCTTCTGGCGAGCGCCCGGCTTTGACTAACTCGACCATTTGCGCCCGAAATTCCGGCGCGTAGGGGTTGTGGTGCTTTCCCATGGCAGGCACCTCCTGTTCCAAAGGATAGGTGTCCACGGAAACGGGTCAACTCCAACCCCCAGTCCCTGATCCACTTGCGTAGCAGGTTGGCGTTCACCGCGTGCTCCAGCGCCATCCTCGCGACCGATACGCCCGGTTGCATACATGCCTGGACCAATTCAAGCTTGGCCTGCGGATCAAAACGCCGGCGCCGCCCGTCGCGTTCGAAGCCCGTCACCAGGCGTGACCTCAGATCGTCGCTGTGCTCTGTCATTGCGTCCACCTCCTCGTTCAAGTGGACACAATCGTCGCCCGTCCAGCCTCGCAGGAACAGGGCGTCGATCAATGATCGCTTACGACAGCTGTATCCATATCGATCACCATCCTGCAATGATCGGCCCCCAAAACCCCGCTCAGACTCCTTTGCCGTTGGATAAGGCCGGCACTTGGCGGCACTCTTCCAACACCGTATGATTCAGGTCTTCCGTTTCCCGGCGCGTTTCTTGCTGGGCGAGCGGAAGCGACGAAAGGCGGTACCAGACGTTCTCGTTCGGTTCAGTAGCGCGCATAGACAGCCCCGTTGCCGATGCGACGGCAACCGAAAAGCGGCGGCACAGGTCGGACGACATCGGCGCGCTCGAAGAAGGTGCAAATAATCTCAACGAAGCGCTTGACACGAATTCGATGTGCTCCCATAATCGTCAGTTCTCTACGGAGGGGTGCCCGAGTGGCTAAAGGGGGCAGACTGTAAATCTGTTGGCTTACGCCTACGTTGGTTCGAATCCAACCTCCTCCACCAAGACATAAGCACAGAGCGGTATAGGGAATCGTTGCTGATCCTTGCGGGTGTAGCTCAATGGTAGAGCAGAAGCCTTCCAAGCTTACGACGAGGGTTCGATTCCCTTCACCCGCTCCAGTTCAAGCAGTTGAAGCGTAAAGCGCCCATGTGGCTCAGTGGTAGAGCACTCCCTTGGTAAGGGAGAGGTCGGCAGTTCGATCCTGCCCATGGGCACCAGTGAAGTAGTCGGTGTCTGTTTGCGCGCGGCGCAACATGTGAAATTCCTTTCGGGAGTTGAAAATGGCCAAGGAAAAGTTTGAGCGGACCAAGCCGCACGTGAACGTTGGTACGATTGGTCACGTTGACCACGGCAAGACGACGCTGACGGCGGCGATCACGACGGTGCTGACGAAGAAGTTCGGCGGCGAAGCGAAGGCATACGACCAGATCGACGCGGCGCCGGAAGAAAAGGCGCGCGGCATCACGATCAACACGGCGCACGTGGAATACGAGACGGCGAACCGCCACTACGCGCACGTCGACTGCCCGGGCCACGCTGACTACGTGAAGAACATGATCACGGGCGCGGCGCAGATGGACGGCGCGATCCTGGTGTGCTCGGCGGCAGACGGCCCGATGCCGCAAACGCGTGAGCACATTCTGCTGGCGCGTCAGGTTGGCGTTCCGTACATCATCGTGTTCCTGAACAAGTGCGACATGGTGGACGACGCGGAACTGCTCGAGCTGGTCGAGATGGAAGTGCGCGAACTGCTGTCGAAGTACGACTTCCCGGGCGACGACACGCCGATCATCAAGGGTTCGGCGAAGCTGGCGCTGGAAGGCGACACGGGCGAGCTGGGCGAAGTGGCGATCATGAACCTGGCGGACGCGCTGGACACGTACATCCCGACGCCGGAGCGCGCGGTCGATGGTGCGTTCCTGATGCCGGTGGAAGACGTGTTCTCGATCTCGGGCCGCGGTACGGTGGTGACGGGTCGTGTCGAGCGCGGCGTGATCAAGGTTGGTGAGGAAATCGAAATCGTCGGTATCAAGCCGACGGTGAAGACGACCTGCACGGGCGTGGAAATGTTCCGCAAGCTGCTGGACCAGGGTCAGGCAGGCGACAACGTCGGTATCCTGCTGCGCGGCACGAAGCGTGAAGACGTGGAGCGCGGCCAGGTTCTGGCGAAGCCGGGTTCGATCACGCCGCACACGCACTTCACGGCTGAAGTGTACGTGCTGTCGAAGGACGAAGGTGGTCGTCACACGCCGTTCTTCAACAACTACCGCCCGCAGTTCTACTTCCGTACGACGGACGTGACGGGCTCGATCGAGCTGCCGAAGGACAAGGAAATGGTGATGCCGGGCGACAACGTGTCGATCACGGTGAAGCTGATTGCGCCGATCGCGATGGAAGAAGGTCTGCGCTTCGCGATCCGCGAAGGTGGCCGTACCGTCGGCGCCGGCGTCGTCGCCAAGATCATCGAGTAAGCCAGTTACTTGTTGATCGACAGTTTGGGGGGGGCGGTGTCAGCCGGTCCCAACATGGTCTAGGGGTATAGCTCAACTGGCAGAGCGTCGGTCTCCAAAACCGAAGGTTGGGGGTTCGATTCCCTCTGCCCCTGCCACATAAGCCACGTTCTTTTGCGTGGCGTTTGTTTTAAGAGTGTTATGGCGAATCCTTCCGTCGAAACTGTAAATACCTCCGGCGATAAGCTGATGCTGGCCCTGGGTGTATTGTTGGTCTTGGCCGGATTCGCGGGCTTCTTCTTGCTGGATGGCAAGGAGTGGTATATCCGCGGCGCTGCTCTGGCAGTGGGGGTGATCGC harbors:
- a CDS encoding transposase; this encodes MTEHSDDLRSRLVTGFERDGRRRRFDPQAKLELVQACMQPGVSVARMALEHAVNANLLRKWIRDWGLELTRFRGHLSFGTGGACHGKAPQPLRAGISGANGRVSQSRALARRACA
- the tuf gene encoding elongation factor Tu; translation: MAKEKFERTKPHVNVGTIGHVDHGKTTLTAAITTVLTKKFGGEAKAYDQIDAAPEEKARGITINTAHVEYETANRHYAHVDCPGHADYVKNMITGAAQMDGAILVCSAADGPMPQTREHILLARQVGVPYIIVFLNKCDMVDDAELLELVEMEVRELLSKYDFPGDDTPIIKGSAKLALEGDTGELGEVAIMNLADALDTYIPTPERAVDGAFLMPVEDVFSISGRGTVVTGRVERGVIKVGEEIEIVGIKPTVKTTCTGVEMFRKLLDQGQAGDNVGILLRGTKREDVERGQVLAKPGSITPHTHFTAEVYVLSKDEGGRHTPFFNNYRPQFYFRTTDVTGSIELPKDKEMVMPGDNVSITVKLIAPIAMEEGLRFAIREGGRTVGAGVVAKIIE